A region from the Candidatus Zixiibacteriota bacterium genome encodes:
- a CDS encoding M23 family metallopeptidase: MFDRRLTFIVVPDSSNLSRQLSVRVWYLWAGLAGVAVLLLLSSLLASAYLTGEVDQAELERLRAENKVLADKYTQLRADLEKTDARYNELVQKEIAIRTAFGLPEINVEERQLGVGGPLVHLAPMIDETTRLAVVSEAEIDRLLRLSSFELEKYAELEAGLEDIKDRLDHTPSIWPVRGWLSRGYGMRPDPFTGYRRLHRGVDISSNTGTPIIAPAAGRVKAVVVDRALGKLIEIDHGYGFVTRYGHLSAFDVQRGQLVERGETIGRVGSTGYSTGPHLHYEVWRNGKVLNPHDYIINDM, from the coding sequence ATGTTTGACAGAAGATTGACATTTATTGTTGTTCCTGACTCGAGCAACCTCTCTAGGCAGCTTTCGGTCCGCGTTTGGTACCTCTGGGCCGGACTGGCCGGAGTAGCTGTCCTGCTGCTGCTCAGCTCGCTTCTGGCATCGGCCTATCTTACCGGTGAGGTTGACCAGGCAGAACTTGAGCGGCTTAGGGCTGAAAACAAGGTACTGGCCGACAAATACACCCAGCTGCGTGCTGATCTTGAAAAAACCGATGCTCGTTATAACGAATTGGTGCAAAAAGAGATAGCAATACGCACCGCGTTCGGCCTACCCGAAATTAATGTCGAAGAACGTCAACTCGGAGTCGGTGGGCCATTGGTGCATTTGGCCCCTATGATTGACGAAACCACGCGGCTGGCAGTGGTCTCGGAGGCCGAGATTGACCGGTTGCTTCGCCTTTCATCCTTTGAGCTCGAAAAGTATGCTGAACTCGAGGCCGGCCTTGAGGACATCAAAGATCGTCTTGATCACACCCCTTCGATCTGGCCGGTAAGGGGCTGGCTCTCAAGGGGATACGGTATGAGGCCGGATCCGTTCACGGGCTACCGTCGGCTTCACCGCGGTGTCGACATATCCAGCAATACCGGCACTCCGATAATCGCTCCGGCGGCCGGCAGAGTTAAGGCGGTAGTCGTGGATCGGGCATTGGGTAAACTTATTGAGATTGATCACGGCTATGGTTTCGTCACCCGCTATGGCCATTTGTCGGCGTTCGACGTCCAGCGCGGGCAGTTGGTGGAGCGGGGCGAGACGATCGGCAGGGTAGGCTCGACTGGATATTCCACCGGCCCACACCTGCACTATGAGGTTTGGCGAAACGGCAAAGTACTCAATCCGCACGATTACATTATAAACGACATGTAG
- a CDS encoding SDR family oxidoreductase, producing the protein MATLTDKIVLVTGASSGIGRATAIRFSQAGTRVIVAARRDERLRELARALPNPSHVLKLDVRDRNEVDLAIAGLPPEWRDIDILVNNAGLSRDLSKLHEGRPESWEEMIDTNIKGLLWVSRAVTPRMVARGRGHVINIGSIAGHEVYPGGNVYCASKFAVDALTKGLRMDLVDTPVRVTTVDPGMVETEFSDVRFYGDKERAKKVYSGITPLTGDDVADAIVWAATRPENVQIAQVVILPSAQASAMVAHRK; encoded by the coding sequence ATGGCCACTCTAACCGACAAAATCGTACTTGTAACCGGGGCATCGTCCGGGATCGGACGGGCAACCGCGATTCGATTCTCCCAGGCAGGCACCCGTGTCATAGTCGCGGCGCGGCGCGATGAGCGGCTTCGGGAGCTGGCTCGCGCACTCCCCAACCCCAGTCATGTTCTCAAACTCGACGTTCGTGACCGCAACGAAGTTGATTTGGCAATTGCGGGGTTGCCCCCGGAATGGCGCGACATCGACATTCTGGTAAACAACGCCGGGCTCAGCCGTGATTTGAGCAAACTCCACGAGGGTCGTCCGGAATCCTGGGAGGAGATGATCGATACCAACATAAAGGGACTACTCTGGGTCAGCCGGGCGGTGACTCCGAGAATGGTGGCCCGGGGCCGCGGGCACGTGATCAATATAGGCTCGATTGCCGGCCACGAGGTCTACCCCGGCGGGAATGTCTATTGCGCCAGTAAGTTTGCGGTCGACGCCCTCACGAAGGGGTTGCGCATGGACCTAGTGGACACGCCGGTGCGGGTGACGACAGTCGACCCGGGCATGGTCGAGACCGAGTTCTCGGACGTACGTTTCTACGGCGACAAGGAGCGGGCGAAGAAAGTCTACTCCGGCATTACGCCGCTCACGGGGGATGATGTCGCCGACGCGATCGTCTGGGCGGCCACCCGCCCGGAGAACGTGCAAATAGCGCAGGTCGTGATTTTGCCGAGCGCGCAGGCCTCGGCGATGGTGGCCCATAGAAAATAG
- a CDS encoding DUF4386 domain-containing protein — MTLRTNARIAGITFLGYIAAGLTSMAVYGRAAAGDGISERLASIAQHGSDMGVVVVLGLAQSFAALTLAVTLYAITRDQDRDLAMLGMISRVVEGVMGGLSVSSTLALQWLATAAGPDAPDITAGHALAAYLFRNEMALSATFFAAGSTFFAWLMLRGRMIPVSLAWLGVVASVLLVIALPLQLAGALRGLITQLIWLPMLLFEVPLALWLIVKGVAVPRPKQVV; from the coding sequence ATGACTCTGAGGACGAACGCGAGAATCGCGGGCATCACGTTTCTGGGCTACATAGCCGCCGGACTCACCAGTATGGCAGTTTACGGCCGGGCAGCGGCCGGAGACGGGATTTCCGAAAGGCTCGCGAGCATCGCCCAGCACGGGTCAGACATGGGCGTTGTCGTAGTGCTCGGACTGGCCCAAAGCTTCGCCGCTCTGACCCTTGCTGTTACGCTCTACGCTATCACGCGCGATCAGGACAGAGATCTGGCGATGCTGGGGATGATTAGTCGAGTCGTTGAGGGGGTAATGGGTGGCCTGTCGGTTTCTTCCACGCTGGCGCTGCAGTGGCTGGCGACTGCCGCCGGTCCGGATGCGCCCGACATCACGGCTGGGCACGCGCTTGCCGCGTACCTCTTTAGAAACGAAATGGCTCTCTCCGCGACCTTCTTCGCCGCGGGGAGCACCTTCTTCGCCTGGCTCATGCTGCGCGGTCGCATGATCCCGGTCTCGCTCGCATGGCTGGGCGTGGTTGCGTCGGTTCTGTTAGTTATCGCCCTGCCCCTGCAGCTCGCAGGAGCCCTCCGGGGCCTGATAACACAGCTCATCTGGTTGCCGATGCTCCTGTTCGAGGTCCCGCTTGCGCTATGGCTGATAGTCAAGGGTGTTGCGGTTCCACGACCGAAGCAGGTTGTGTGA
- a CDS encoding sodium:calcium antiporter, translated as MSAPRERLEVKSGVYILLYLAFLVTIPGMYFGYTHTHLTPWLGALVFGVGIFGAAFILSWGAEAAEIDISESLAVALLALIAVLPEYAVDFVFTWKSAHDPTQAHYAIANMTGANRLLVGVGWPVILFVFILAWKKKELVLDESQRCEIFYLAMATLYSFIIPLKGSLNLIDTVILVTLFVLYTRRAAQMEVTEPEFVGPVKVLANMNDLPRRIMTVIFFIWSGAAIFLVAEPFAESLVETGHQLGVSEFLLVQWLAPIASEAPEFIIAITWTLRGSAQSAIKALISSKVNQWTLLVGTIPLVFAISGGAIRPFVLDTLQQHELYLTAAQSIFAVAVLVNLKLSRMDGILLVVLFTAQLVVSKIRMEVAAVYVVLAIVYHILNRKHLLPAAITGLGLKPRKR; from the coding sequence ATGAGTGCACCCCGCGAGCGGCTTGAAGTAAAGTCCGGCGTCTACATACTCCTGTATCTGGCCTTCCTGGTGACCATACCGGGAATGTACTTCGGTTATACTCACACGCATCTGACACCCTGGCTCGGCGCGCTCGTGTTCGGCGTGGGTATCTTTGGCGCGGCGTTTATACTTAGCTGGGGCGCGGAAGCCGCCGAGATCGACATCTCGGAATCACTGGCGGTGGCGCTGCTCGCGCTGATTGCCGTTCTGCCGGAGTACGCTGTCGACTTTGTCTTTACCTGGAAGTCGGCTCACGATCCCACCCAGGCGCATTACGCCATTGCCAACATGACCGGCGCGAACCGATTGCTGGTCGGGGTCGGTTGGCCGGTTATTCTTTTCGTCTTTATCCTGGCGTGGAAAAAGAAAGAGCTCGTCCTCGACGAAAGCCAGCGTTGCGAGATCTTCTATCTCGCCATGGCGACACTTTATTCGTTCATCATTCCCCTCAAGGGCAGCCTCAATCTCATCGATACGGTCATCCTGGTAACTCTCTTCGTGCTTTACACTCGGCGGGCTGCCCAGATGGAGGTCACCGAGCCGGAGTTTGTCGGGCCGGTGAAGGTTTTGGCCAACATGAATGATCTGCCCCGGCGGATCATGACGGTGATCTTCTTCATATGGTCCGGCGCCGCGATTTTTCTCGTGGCCGAGCCGTTCGCCGAGTCACTGGTGGAGACCGGGCACCAGCTCGGGGTGAGCGAGTTTTTGCTCGTGCAGTGGCTGGCGCCGATCGCGTCCGAGGCGCCCGAGTTCATCATCGCGATCACCTGGACCCTGCGGGGCAGCGCACAGTCGGCCATCAAAGCACTGATATCCTCGAAAGTGAACCAGTGGACCTTGCTGGTCGGCACGATCCCGCTCGTGTTCGCGATCTCGGGTGGCGCGATCCGCCCGTTCGTGCTCGATACCCTCCAGCAGCACGAGTTGTACCTGACCGCCGCCCAGTCGATCTTCGCCGTCGCTGTGCTGGTCAATTTGAAACTGAGCCGCATGGACGGTATATTGCTGGTGGTGTTGTTCACGGCCCAACTTGTTGTATCGAAAATCAGGATGGAGGTCGCCGCGGTGTATGTGGTGCTGGCGATAGTTTATCATATCCTGAACCGCAAGCATCTGCTTCCCGCGGCAATAACCGGTTTGGGCCTCAAGCCGCGGAAGAGGTAG
- a CDS encoding CBS domain-containing protein, with amino-acid sequence MKLANLLMERRIRLDLRARTKDEAVIELLEQITSEGISLDLVKIMQSIREREEIENTSYGRGFAFPHARTDAVSEMYILIGISREGLLEKTADNIPVHVICLLLTPSTIAKLYLQTLSGLAAFARGEGTLQKVLAAATKADLIKLIADTGVTVDKELMVKDVMRHNVAKVTPEDTLKEVANRMFRHRLSALAVVDQNDKLLGVIDDRDLIKAALPDYKALISNLNYSLDVEPFEELLKREDKIKVAQLFRQDYEVVSPDTRIVEVAAMMIFKDVRRVFVTDQHTLVGVLLRKDIVNMVIRG; translated from the coding sequence ATGAAACTTGCTAATTTGCTCATGGAGCGGCGGATCAGGCTGGATCTGCGGGCCCGAACTAAAGACGAGGCGGTGATCGAGCTGCTCGAGCAGATCACGTCCGAGGGAATCAGCCTTGATCTCGTCAAAATCATGCAGTCGATCCGCGAGCGCGAGGAAATCGAGAACACCTCGTACGGGCGCGGATTCGCCTTCCCGCACGCCCGCACCGATGCCGTGTCCGAAATGTACATCCTGATCGGCATCTCACGCGAAGGGTTGCTTGAGAAGACCGCCGACAATATCCCGGTGCATGTCATCTGCCTGCTGCTCACGCCGTCGACTATCGCCAAACTCTACCTGCAGACGCTGTCCGGCCTGGCTGCCTTTGCCCGCGGCGAGGGAACCCTTCAAAAAGTGCTGGCGGCCGCTACCAAGGCGGATCTGATCAAACTGATCGCCGATACCGGGGTGACGGTCGACAAGGAACTGATGGTCAAAGACGTCATGCGGCACAATGTCGCCAAGGTGACGCCCGAGGACACGCTCAAAGAAGTGGCCAACCGGATGTTCCGCCACCGCCTGTCGGCCCTGGCGGTGGTCGATCAGAACGACAAGCTGCTCGGTGTGATCGACGACCGCGACTTGATCAAGGCTGCGCTGCCCGACTACAAGGCGCTTATCTCCAATCTCAATTACTCGCTCGATGTCGAGCCGTTCGAGGAGCTGCTAAAACGAGAAGATAAGATCAAAGTCGCGCAACTGTTTCGACAGGACTACGAGGTGGTCAGTCCGGATACGAGAATTGTCGAGGTTGCGGCGATGATGATTTTCAAGGACGTGCGTCGCGTGTTCGTCACCGATCAGCACACGCTCGTGGGGGTTCTGCTGAGAAAAGACATCGTCAACATGGTGATTCGCGGCTGA
- a CDS encoding DUF502 domain-containing protein, with translation MPVCDETMSVAGSIFDIFKKYFLGGVLVVVPIIITFLVLRFLFETIDGILGPYLGKLLGTYHIGLGVLATLLIILLAGLLTRNLIGSELYRIGDRLLAGLPFVRPIYGASKQLLTSITSADKTSFQQVAMIEYPRIGAYSICFITQRVTIVSYGKERVYCICFIPSTPTPVSGMTVMIPEEEVRIIDMTIEDGVKFCVSGGVVSPKVIRSGSPAPVVVDKGQSI, from the coding sequence GTGCCCGTCTGCGATGAAACTATGTCGGTAGCCGGTTCTATATTTGACATATTTAAGAAGTACTTCCTTGGCGGAGTGCTGGTGGTCGTGCCGATTATCATCACCTTTTTGGTACTCCGCTTTCTGTTTGAGACGATCGACGGAATTCTCGGCCCGTACCTGGGAAAACTGCTGGGGACTTATCATATCGGCCTCGGCGTGCTGGCCACGCTGCTGATTATCTTGCTCGCCGGACTGCTGACCCGCAACCTGATCGGGTCGGAGCTCTATCGTATCGGCGACCGCCTGCTGGCCGGACTGCCTTTTGTTCGTCCTATCTACGGCGCCAGTAAACAGCTGCTGACTTCGATTACCAGCGCCGACAAAACGTCGTTCCAGCAGGTTGCTATGATCGAGTACCCGCGAATCGGCGCTTATAGCATCTGTTTTATTACGCAGCGCGTCACTATAGTCAGTTACGGGAAGGAGCGAGTGTACTGCATCTGTTTCATTCCCTCGACGCCCACCCCCGTATCCGGAATGACCGTGATGATCCCGGAGGAAGAGGTGAGAATTATCGATATGACAATCGAAGATGGTGTTAAGTTCTGTGTGTCCGGCGGGGTGGTGTCGCCCAAGGTGATCAGGAGCGGCTCGCCCGCGCCGGTCGTTGTCGACAAGGGTCAGAGTATATGA
- a CDS encoding NADH-quinone oxidoreductase subunit N: MEFQLPEVSLRMMAPEIVLFLGALLVMTADIVTRRRNGNLVGYLSLGVLALTGVILAYAGYGRGFGNMFFNNPLALFFKVIFIGAAFMTVGSSLGITHKKIVNHRGEFFGLIMLSTVGMMFLASSRELLSLYIGLELTTIPLFVLAAFFKDDKKSVEAGIKYLIVGAFSSALLLYGISFLYGLCGSTDLLQMQMSLATKQLYTQGEMGAILLLAIIAIVAGLGFKLALPPFHQWAPDVYEGAPTPVTAFLSVGSKSAGLVAFINVVVVGLFSFYEPLMAPNDWGVLVGVLAAAAMILGNTVAIRQTNIKRMLAYSSIAHAGYVMIGMLAMNELGLASVAFYMFAYLFTNMGAFAIVTLFEDKTGSCEIAEYDGLARSSPFIALSLTVFLLSLTGIPPLAGFVGKFYVFAAAIKQAGSRPGLQWLYWLVGVGLLTSVFALYYYANVIRLMYFGKRAEPVTMAFNPPAVAVILLGLVGVILFGLYPQPIIQFASQIPLSFGFILP, translated from the coding sequence ATGGAGTTCCAACTGCCTGAAGTCAGTCTGCGCATGATGGCGCCGGAGATCGTGCTGTTTCTCGGCGCGCTCCTGGTGATGACCGCCGATATCGTTACGCGCCGCCGGAACGGCAACCTGGTCGGTTATCTCTCCCTGGGCGTGCTGGCGCTGACCGGGGTAATCCTCGCGTACGCCGGCTACGGTCGCGGCTTCGGCAACATGTTCTTCAACAACCCGCTGGCGCTGTTTTTCAAGGTTATCTTCATAGGCGCCGCGTTCATGACGGTCGGTAGCTCGCTCGGCATCACGCACAAGAAGATCGTCAATCATCGCGGTGAGTTTTTCGGCCTCATCATGCTCTCGACTGTCGGCATGATGTTTCTGGCATCGTCGCGGGAACTGCTGTCGTTGTATATCGGCCTGGAACTGACCACCATTCCGCTCTTTGTGCTGGCGGCGTTCTTCAAAGATGACAAGAAATCGGTCGAGGCCGGTATCAAGTACTTGATCGTCGGTGCGTTCTCGTCGGCGCTGCTGCTCTATGGTATTTCGTTCCTGTATGGCTTGTGCGGCAGCACCGACCTGCTTCAGATGCAGATGAGCCTTGCTACCAAGCAGCTGTACACGCAGGGGGAGATGGGAGCGATTCTCCTCCTGGCGATAATCGCCATAGTCGCCGGTCTCGGGTTCAAGCTCGCCCTGCCGCCGTTTCATCAGTGGGCACCCGATGTGTACGAGGGCGCGCCGACACCGGTGACTGCGTTTCTGTCGGTCGGCTCCAAGTCGGCCGGACTGGTGGCTTTTATCAATGTCGTGGTGGTCGGACTCTTCTCGTTCTACGAACCGCTCATGGCGCCGAACGACTGGGGAGTCCTGGTGGGCGTGCTGGCCGCGGCGGCGATGATCCTGGGCAACACTGTCGCAATCCGTCAAACCAACATCAAACGGATGCTGGCGTACTCGTCGATTGCTCACGCCGGCTACGTGATGATCGGCATGCTCGCCATGAACGAGTTGGGCCTGGCCTCGGTAGCGTTTTATATGTTTGCGTACCTGTTCACCAATATGGGAGCCTTCGCAATCGTCACGCTTTTCGAAGATAAGACCGGCAGTTGCGAGATTGCGGAGTACGACGGCCTGGCGCGAAGCTCGCCGTTTATCGCCCTGTCCCTAACGGTGTTTCTGTTATCGCTGACCGGTATTCCGCCGCTGGCTGGGTTTGTTGGCAAGTTCTACGTCTTCGCGGCGGCGATCAAACAAGCCGGCAGCCGGCCGGGCCTGCAATGGCTGTACTGGCTGGTCGGTGTGGGGCTGCTGACATCGGTGTTCGCCCTGTACTATTATGCCAACGTGATTCGCCTGATGTATTTCGGCAAGCGCGCCGAACCGGTAACTATGGCCTTCAATCCGCCGGCGGTGGCGGTCATTCTGCTTGGCCTGGTCGGCGTGATTCTCTTCGGCCTCTATCCCCAACCGATAATCCAGTTCGCCTCGCAAATCCCTCTCTCGTTCGGCTTCATACTCCCTTGA
- a CDS encoding NADH-quinone oxidoreductase subunit M, whose amino-acid sequence MGILSQLIFIPLVGMIVVMFLPKQNKWAVRWTTTFFAAIPCVQSLWLLVDYYYNHAGSHLMAYVEGPFDWVPALSVQYYLGADGISVPLLALTGLLSLISVVASFNIENRVKEYFAFFLLLEAGMMGVFVALDFFLFYVFWEIMLVPMYFLIGIWGGPRKEYAAIKFFLYTLFGSIFMLVSILILYFNSEPHTLNILTHIQQGSMLPYTLQMICFIFFFIAFAIKVPVWPFHTWLPDAHVEAPTAVSVILAAVLLKMGTYAMLRISWPMFPSALHDSAFYIALLGLIGIIYGALVSMAQKDLKKLVAYSSVSHMGFCMVALAAYNSEQAIAGCMYQMISHGLLTGALFLLVGVIYDRAHTREIAAFGGLGTKIPVYTAIMVFFAMGSLGLPGMSGFISEFMIFVGSFGVLEQKWIVGGAVLGVLLGAAYLLRMVQRVFLGPFDESRWGFLTEINLREILTVAPLMALTLWIGVYPKPFGLLMTQTLQNLISLMSR is encoded by the coding sequence ATGGGCATACTCAGTCAATTGATCTTCATCCCGCTGGTGGGGATGATCGTGGTCATGTTCCTGCCGAAACAGAACAAGTGGGCGGTGCGCTGGACCACGACTTTCTTCGCCGCGATCCCCTGCGTGCAGTCGCTGTGGCTCCTGGTGGACTACTACTACAACCATGCCGGATCGCACTTGATGGCCTATGTCGAGGGACCGTTCGACTGGGTGCCGGCGCTCAGCGTGCAGTATTATCTCGGCGCCGACGGCATCTCGGTGCCTTTGCTGGCGTTGACCGGACTGCTGTCGTTGATATCGGTGGTGGCGTCGTTCAATATCGAAAACCGGGTGAAAGAGTACTTCGCGTTCTTCCTGCTGCTCGAAGCCGGCATGATGGGTGTATTCGTGGCGCTCGATTTCTTCCTATTCTACGTGTTCTGGGAGATCATGCTGGTGCCAATGTATTTCCTGATCGGCATCTGGGGCGGCCCGAGAAAAGAGTACGCCGCCATCAAGTTCTTCCTCTACACCCTGTTCGGCTCGATTTTCATGCTCGTGTCCATCCTGATACTCTATTTCAACAGCGAGCCGCATACGCTGAATATCTTGACCCACATTCAGCAGGGTTCGATGCTGCCGTACACGCTCCAGATGATCTGCTTCATCTTCTTCTTTATCGCCTTCGCGATCAAAGTCCCTGTCTGGCCGTTCCATACCTGGCTGCCGGACGCGCATGTCGAGGCGCCCACGGCGGTATCGGTGATCCTGGCCGCGGTGTTGCTGAAAATGGGCACGTACGCCATGCTGCGCATCAGCTGGCCGATGTTCCCGTCGGCACTGCATGACAGCGCTTTCTATATCGCTCTGCTTGGCCTGATCGGGATCATCTACGGCGCGCTCGTTTCGATGGCGCAGAAAGATCTGAAAAAGCTGGTGGCGTATTCATCGGTATCGCACATGGGCTTCTGTATGGTGGCGCTGGCGGCCTACAATTCGGAGCAGGCGATAGCCGGCTGCATGTACCAGATGATCTCGCACGGCCTGCTCACCGGCGCCCTGTTCCTTCTGGTGGGCGTGATTTATGACCGGGCCCACACCCGTGAGATTGCCGCTTTCGGCGGACTCGGCACGAAGATTCCGGTCTACACGGCAATCATGGTGTTTTTCGCGATGGGCTCGCTCGGCCTGCCCGGTATGTCGGGGTTCATTTCGGAGTTCATGATCTTTGTCGGCTCGTTCGGTGTGCTGGAGCAGAAGTGGATTGTCGGCGGCGCGGTGCTGGGCGTGCTGCTCGGCGCGGCCTATTTACTGAGAATGGTCCAGCGCGTATTTCTCGGCCCGTTCGATGAATCCCGCTGGGGCTTCCTGACCGAGATCAACCTTCGCGAGATTCTGACTGTCGCACCGCTCATGGCGCTGACACTCTGGATCGGCGTGTACCCGAAACCGTTCGGCCTGCTGATGACACAGACGCTGCAGAACCTCATATCGCTGATGTCCCGGTAA
- the nuoL gene encoding NADH-quinone oxidoreductase subunit L yields the protein MTELSYLIPLLQLFSFLMIVFFLRWREKLASGFAIGMIVLGWVMSIGVLIETIAKYAGAHGAHVTPYEWKVLLTAFSRANLEIGILVDPLTAIMLVVVTTVGSCVQIYSLGYMHGDPKFSRFFAYLSLFLFSMLGLVLANNFFMIFIFWELVGLTSYLLIGFWFEKKVAADAGKKAFITTRIGDLGFIGGLLLIGTYAGTFNYHEVFAAVSGGAIAPEILVIAAIGVFCGAVGKSAQFPLHVWLPDAMEGPTPVSALIHAATMVAAGVYLVARTMDIFVGSAEASFVVATIGLITSFLAASIALTQNDIKRILAYSTVSQLGYMIMALGLYGYDTAHGHHSPGYYAGTFHLMTHAFFKGLLFLGAGSVIHAVHTNDIRDMGGLLQKMPRTGWTFLIASAAIAGIFPLAGFWSKDEIVAATLGHPVFMVFTLLIAFMTAFYMWRLCFLTFFGEPRDHHRYEHAHESPANMTWPLIFLGVLSVCAGWVAIPGWMPAFVYHGEPYHIHWNIPLMVGSVAIGLAGIALAWLIYHKKAISADKIAETFKPLYNLSYHKWWFDEFYDFILIRPVMALTRWLWNFDIWIIDGLVNGSAWFTVFWSEAKQVFDVHVVDGAVNGSGWVVRQIGHGLRFLQSGGVQFYALFILLMIVVLGISRLWPSAWWPLMAVVFLLGALLLGLSARRPAVETAPAKTPESDK from the coding sequence ATGACCGAACTCTCATACCTGATTCCGCTGCTCCAGCTCTTCTCGTTCCTGATGATTGTGTTTTTCTTGCGCTGGCGGGAAAAATTGGCCTCGGGATTCGCCATCGGGATGATCGTCCTCGGCTGGGTCATGTCGATCGGGGTGCTGATAGAGACCATCGCCAAGTACGCCGGCGCCCACGGAGCGCACGTAACCCCTTACGAATGGAAGGTGCTGCTGACCGCCTTTTCGCGCGCCAACCTGGAGATCGGCATATTAGTCGATCCCCTCACCGCGATCATGCTGGTGGTAGTAACCACGGTCGGCAGTTGCGTGCAAATATACTCACTTGGCTACATGCACGGTGATCCCAAGTTCAGCCGCTTCTTTGCATATCTCTCGCTGTTTCTGTTTTCGATGCTCGGTCTCGTGCTGGCCAACAACTTCTTCATGATCTTCATCTTCTGGGAACTGGTCGGGCTGACCTCGTATCTGCTGATCGGTTTCTGGTTCGAGAAGAAAGTTGCGGCCGATGCCGGCAAGAAAGCTTTCATAACGACTCGCATAGGTGACCTCGGCTTCATCGGCGGACTCCTTTTGATCGGCACCTATGCGGGGACGTTTAATTACCATGAAGTCTTCGCCGCGGTATCCGGAGGCGCGATTGCTCCGGAGATTTTGGTCATCGCGGCGATTGGTGTCTTCTGCGGCGCAGTAGGCAAATCCGCGCAATTTCCACTGCACGTCTGGCTTCCCGACGCCATGGAAGGCCCCACGCCGGTCTCGGCACTGATCCATGCTGCTACAATGGTCGCTGCGGGAGTCTATCTCGTGGCACGAACTATGGACATCTTCGTCGGCTCGGCTGAGGCATCGTTTGTGGTGGCTACGATCGGCTTGATAACATCGTTCCTGGCCGCCAGTATTGCCCTGACGCAGAACGACATAAAACGCATCCTCGCTTATTCGACAGTCAGCCAGCTCGGTTACATGATCATGGCGCTCGGCCTGTACGGCTACGATACCGCCCACGGCCATCATTCGCCCGGCTACTACGCGGGGACGTTTCACCTGATGACCCACGCGTTCTTCAAAGGGCTGCTCTTCCTTGGCGCGGGGTCAGTGATTCACGCCGTGCACACCAACGACATTCGCGACATGGGCGGCCTGCTCCAAAAGATGCCCAGAACAGGGTGGACCTTTCTGATTGCGTCGGCGGCCATCGCCGGCATATTCCCGCTGGCCGGGTTCTGGTCCAAAGATGAAATAGTCGCCGCTACGTTGGGTCATCCAGTCTTCATGGTGTTCACGCTGCTGATCGCGTTCATGACCGCGTTTTACATGTGGCGTCTTTGCTTCCTGACGTTCTTCGGCGAGCCGCGTGACCACCACCGATACGAGCATGCCCACGAATCACCGGCGAATATGACCTGGCCGCTGATCTTTCTTGGCGTCCTCTCTGTCTGCGCCGGGTGGGTGGCGATACCGGGCTGGATGCCGGCGTTTGTCTATCACGGGGAGCCGTATCACATTCACTGGAATATCCCGCTGATGGTCGGCTCGGTGGCCATCGGTCTCGCGGGAATTGCGCTGGCCTGGCTGATCTACCACAAGAAAGCCATCTCGGCGGACAAGATCGCCGAGACGTTCAAGCCGCTCTACAATCTGTCTTACCACAAGTGGTGGTTCGATGAGTTCTATGACTTCATCTTGATTCGTCCGGTCATGGCGCTCACCCGCTGGCTGTGGAATTTTGACATCTGGATTATCGACGGCCTGGTAAACGGCTCGGCCTGGTTCACGGTTTTCTGGTCCGAGGCGAAGCAGGTGTTTGACGTGCACGTGGTCGACGGTGCAGTCAACGGCTCCGGTTGGGTGGTCAGGCAGATTGGTCATGGGCTGCGTTTCCTGCAGTCTGGCGGTGTGCAGTTCTATGCGTTGTTTATCCTGTTGATGATTGTGGTTCTGGGAATTTCGAGACTCTGGCCGAGTGCCTGGTGGCCGCTCATGGCCGTGGTCTTTCTGTTGGGTGCCTTGCTCCTTGGACTTTCGGCGCGGCGTCCCGCCGTTGAAACCGCGCCCGCCAAGACGCCGGAGAGCGACAAATAG
- the nuoK gene encoding NADH-quinone oxidoreductase subunit NuoK — MQYYLMLAAVLFGIGLFGVITRRNTVGILMSLELMFNAANINLVTFNRYVMTDSLAGQMFAIFIVVVAAAEATVGLAIVLLVYRNWRGIETENYSIMKW, encoded by the coding sequence ATGCAGTACTACCTGATGCTGGCGGCAGTGCTTTTCGGAATCGGGCTGTTCGGTGTCATTACCCGGCGCAATACGGTCGGCATTTTGATGTCTTTGGAACTGATGTTCAACGCCGCCAACATAAATCTGGTCACATTCAATCGGTACGTGATGACCGACAGCCTCGCCGGACAGATGTTCGCGATCTTCATAGTAGTTGTTGCGGCGGCTGAGGCGACAGTCGGTCTGGCGATCGTGCTGCTCGTTTACCGGAACTGGCGCGGTATCGAGACCGAGAATTATTCGATTATGAAGTGGTAG